The following proteins are co-located in the Cupriavidus pauculus genome:
- a CDS encoding DUF2957 domain-containing protein gives MHPSILRRTTFAVAGVSLTIALAACGGGDGDPGGTTPQAAAQQCATNGTCTPSGPTLNHPVAAICPATLDYGTTYTGGSGAGELLKIQLDSKQGTYRIQVLESAVPQVPGEVNPTRAGVTFTGTMSHPTRPLPTAAQNNCAYELKTAEASDGRSQALIDPANPPILFVGNGVVGGGIPGATISFGGIFGIGVIPAKTFPMYPALAFAETETDFSKVAGRYNVLGYHLVPSGGSIVASDHFVAGTYSGTETLQADGSCTGPNNAACRTTGTPWTLRADGAGFDSGNAEASGGAQYPIFYSQRVQTRDSRAHGVLVVGKLEGQRVPLVVRVGYAIADLSTFDINIDDESGIALLAPATAATAATLKGGYIGSGSDFRYVASSLHDNVGAWLDPQDPSLTPTGGFQMDLTQATQPGLVGTVDNSGITGSLITTGPVYAHLFGDAANPTFRVSAVASR, from the coding sequence ATGCACCCGTCGATCCTTCGACGCACCACCTTTGCCGTTGCCGGGGTAAGCCTGACCATCGCGCTGGCCGCCTGCGGCGGCGGCGACGGCGACCCCGGTGGCACCACGCCGCAGGCCGCCGCGCAGCAATGCGCCACCAATGGGACGTGCACGCCGTCGGGCCCCACCCTCAATCATCCGGTGGCCGCCATCTGCCCGGCCACGCTGGACTACGGCACCACGTACACGGGCGGATCGGGGGCGGGCGAACTGCTGAAGATCCAGCTCGACAGCAAGCAGGGCACCTACCGCATCCAGGTGCTCGAATCGGCCGTGCCGCAGGTGCCGGGCGAGGTCAATCCCACCCGCGCCGGCGTGACGTTCACCGGCACCATGTCGCACCCGACCCGCCCGCTGCCCACGGCCGCGCAGAACAACTGCGCGTACGAGCTGAAGACCGCCGAGGCGTCCGACGGGCGCTCGCAGGCGCTGATCGATCCGGCCAATCCGCCGATCCTGTTCGTCGGCAACGGTGTGGTCGGCGGTGGCATCCCGGGCGCGACGATCAGCTTCGGCGGCATCTTCGGCATCGGCGTCATTCCGGCCAAGACGTTCCCGATGTACCCGGCGCTGGCGTTTGCCGAGACCGAGACCGATTTCAGCAAGGTGGCCGGCCGCTACAACGTGCTGGGTTATCACCTGGTGCCGTCCGGCGGCAGCATCGTGGCCAGCGACCACTTTGTGGCCGGCACCTACAGCGGCACCGAAACGCTGCAGGCCGACGGGTCCTGCACGGGCCCGAACAACGCCGCCTGCCGCACGACGGGCACGCCGTGGACGCTGCGGGCCGATGGCGCGGGCTTCGACAGCGGCAACGCCGAGGCGTCCGGCGGCGCCCAGTATCCGATCTTCTACAGCCAGCGCGTACAGACCCGTGATTCGCGGGCCCATGGCGTGCTGGTGGTCGGCAAGCTGGAAGGCCAGCGCGTGCCGCTGGTGGTGCGCGTGGGCTACGCCATCGCGGACCTGTCGACGTTCGACATCAACATCGACGACGAATCCGGCATCGCGCTGCTGGCGCCGGCCACCGCGGCTACGGCCGCCACGCTCAAGGGCGGCTACATCGGCTCGGGCAGCGATTTCCGCTACGTCGCATCGTCGCTGCACGACAACGTGGGCGCGTGGCTCGATCCGCAGGACCCGTCGCTCACGCCCACGGGCGGCTTCCAGATGGATCTGACGCAGGCCACGCAGCCGGGGCTGGTGGGCACCGTGGACAACAGCGGCATCACCGGCTCGCTCATCACCACGGGCCCCGTGTACGCGCACCTGTTCGGCGACGCCGCCAACCCGACATTCCGCGTCAGCGCCGTGGCCAGCCGCTAG
- a CDS encoding DUF2957 domain-containing protein: MQQHPIPRWTPRLALALVTTTLLAACGGGDGGGGGTSTPASVTPRLCPASVDYSTPYIGGTGSGELVKVQIDTARMTWAVTFLDSSVPRTPGTVSPTRSDPTDGKNVMTGKLAQETTLPTQKLNQCAFVLQGASLDPARPAKLFLGEGVMGGTIPGARIQFNGLLGAGAVPDTTFPYFQFIGFAQTETDLGKVAGVYNGSGFHEIPSQGFAQVAQDYRMSLAADGSFTVCDNRSGGTCKQKGNKFVAQPTGTLMSTNYEGERAPTLGAVMGRAYLIVGKLRGQLVPVMIRVGYASAEALPLGADDEIGIGMMAPAVAATQGTINGEYVGVDSAFEYKTTALVGADAAMLDPFHASDATRAIALKLDFSQTTPGVITTTRKEGTPGITGKLMFTGGVFGFLENRNGSPYFTIGAFVE, from the coding sequence ATGCAGCAGCATCCGATCCCACGCTGGACGCCGCGCCTGGCGCTGGCGCTCGTCACCACCACGTTGCTGGCCGCCTGCGGCGGCGGGGACGGCGGTGGCGGGGGCACGTCCACGCCGGCGTCGGTGACGCCACGGCTGTGTCCCGCATCGGTCGACTACTCGACGCCGTACATCGGCGGCACCGGCTCCGGCGAGCTGGTCAAGGTGCAGATCGACACGGCAAGGATGACGTGGGCCGTGACGTTCCTGGATTCGTCGGTGCCGCGTACGCCGGGCACGGTCTCGCCCACGCGCTCGGACCCCACCGACGGCAAGAACGTGATGACCGGCAAGCTGGCGCAGGAAACCACGCTGCCGACCCAGAAGCTGAACCAGTGCGCGTTTGTGCTGCAGGGCGCCAGCCTGGACCCGGCGCGCCCGGCCAAGCTGTTCCTGGGCGAGGGCGTGATGGGCGGCACCATTCCCGGCGCGCGCATCCAGTTCAACGGCCTGCTTGGCGCGGGCGCGGTGCCCGACACCACCTTCCCGTACTTCCAGTTCATCGGCTTTGCCCAGACCGAGACCGACCTGGGCAAGGTGGCCGGCGTCTACAACGGATCGGGCTTCCACGAGATCCCGTCGCAGGGCTTTGCGCAGGTGGCGCAGGACTACCGGATGTCGCTGGCGGCCGACGGCTCGTTCACGGTCTGCGACAACCGCAGCGGCGGCACCTGCAAGCAGAAGGGCAACAAGTTCGTGGCGCAGCCCACCGGCACGCTGATGTCCACCAACTACGAAGGCGAGCGTGCGCCGACGCTGGGCGCCGTGATGGGCCGCGCGTACCTGATCGTCGGCAAGCTGCGCGGCCAGCTGGTGCCGGTGATGATCCGCGTGGGCTACGCCAGCGCCGAGGCGCTGCCGCTGGGCGCCGACGACGAGATCGGCATCGGCATGATGGCGCCGGCCGTGGCGGCCACGCAGGGCACGATCAACGGCGAGTACGTGGGCGTGGACAGCGCGTTCGAGTACAAGACCACGGCGCTGGTGGGGGCCGACGCGGCCATGCTGGACCCGTTCCACGCATCGGACGCCACGCGGGCCATCGCGCTGAAGCTCGACTTCTCGCAAACCACGCCCGGCGTGATCACCACCACGCGCAAGGAAGGCACGCCCGGCATCACCGGCAAGCTGATGTTCACGGGCGGCGTGTTCGGCTTCCTGGAAAACCGCAACGGCAGCCCGTACTTCACGATCGGCGCCTTCGTCGAATAA
- a CDS encoding OmpW/AlkL family protein — protein MQNKRLTLACRLATAALLAAGLAAPAHAQKAGDNVVSAGWFHIQTFGTSGPLTTNVVDVPINYPLGLPSSFTAPGSGLSSSNADTLGLTFSHFVTDHIAITGVGGIPPTFKIYGHGELIPPGPAGALGRQSLGDPSLNPIITRARQWSPAAMVQYHFRSPGVSFRPFVGVGVSYNFFTDIKVNPAFAESVNNNLGAILAAGAGIPGPTSVSADASSSWAPIFNLGATYNFNEHWGVTGAVTYIPLKSESTMTIKASDGTVLSTSKTTLRPNPLVFFLAATYKF, from the coding sequence ATGCAGAACAAGCGCCTCACCCTGGCATGCCGGCTGGCCACCGCCGCCTTGCTGGCCGCCGGCCTGGCCGCGCCGGCCCACGCGCAGAAGGCTGGCGACAACGTCGTGTCGGCCGGCTGGTTCCATATCCAGACGTTCGGCACCAGCGGGCCGCTGACCACCAACGTCGTCGACGTGCCGATCAACTACCCGCTCGGGCTGCCGTCATCGTTCACGGCGCCGGGCAGCGGGCTGTCGTCGTCGAACGCGGACACGCTGGGGCTGACCTTCAGCCACTTTGTCACCGACCACATCGCCATCACGGGCGTGGGCGGAATCCCGCCGACATTCAAGATCTACGGCCACGGCGAGCTGATTCCGCCCGGGCCCGCCGGCGCGCTGGGCCGCCAGAGCCTGGGCGACCCGTCGCTGAACCCGATCATCACGCGCGCACGGCAGTGGAGCCCGGCCGCCATGGTGCAGTACCACTTCCGCTCGCCGGGGGTGTCGTTCCGGCCGTTCGTGGGCGTGGGGGTGTCGTACAACTTCTTCACCGACATCAAGGTCAACCCGGCCTTTGCCGAGTCCGTCAACAACAACCTCGGCGCCATCCTGGCCGCGGGGGCCGGCATCCCCGGCCCGACGTCGGTCAGCGCCGACGCGTCGTCGTCATGGGCGCCGATCTTCAACCTGGGCGCCACTTACAACTTCAACGAGCACTGGGGCGTGACCGGCGCGGTGACCTACATCCCGCTGAAATCGGAATCGACGATGACGATCAAGGCGTCGGACGGCACCGTGCTGTCCACGTCGAAGACCACGCTGCGGCCCAACCCGCTCGTGTTCTTCCTGGCGGCGACGTACAAGTTCTGA
- a CDS encoding efflux transporter outer membrane subunit, with translation MTKTLTTLLLVAGVMSGCTLAPRYDRPAAPVAGSYPAAPDGYATAEVKSGETRRAADIGWREFFTDPRLQTLIATSLENNRDLRTAALRIEEARAQYQIQRADLLPTVNGNASFQRGRFSGATSGVNQSFTGNIYQVGLSVTQWELDFFGRVRSLSNAALAQYFSTEEAHRAAYISLVSEVAKAYLAERAAAEQYDLARETLEARQSTFELAKKRFDAGATSALDLRDNESLVAQARVSAAQLARQRAQAQNALEVLVGKPIAEIPNLPAPMRLSDERIISDIPEGLPSDLLTQRPDIRQAEQALLSANANIGAARAAFFPRITMTANAGNISTSFTNLFDNGAGVWSFSPQLVLPIFDYGRNLSNLDLANVRKNIQVANYEKTIQTAFSEVADALVARGTLEEQVAGQEQQRNAEAARYELSRLRFRSGVASYLDELDAQRQLFSAEQALVQARQLRLTNAIDLYRALGGGLNETGAVAQAAPQPAPATTTTQ, from the coding sequence ATGACCAAGACTTTGACCACATTGCTGCTGGTGGCCGGGGTGATGAGCGGCTGCACGCTGGCGCCGCGCTACGACCGCCCCGCCGCCCCCGTGGCCGGCAGCTACCCGGCCGCGCCGGACGGCTACGCCACGGCCGAGGTGAAGAGCGGCGAGACGCGCCGGGCCGCCGATATCGGCTGGCGCGAGTTCTTCACCGACCCGCGGCTGCAGACGCTGATCGCCACGTCGCTGGAAAACAACCGCGACCTGCGCACGGCCGCGCTGCGGATCGAGGAAGCGCGCGCGCAGTACCAGATCCAACGCGCCGACCTGCTGCCGACGGTGAACGGCAACGCGAGCTTCCAGCGCGGGCGGTTCTCGGGCGCCACGTCGGGCGTGAACCAGTCGTTCACGGGCAACATCTACCAGGTGGGCCTGTCGGTGACGCAGTGGGAGCTGGACTTCTTCGGCCGCGTGCGCAGCCTGTCGAACGCCGCGCTGGCGCAGTACTTCTCCACCGAGGAGGCGCACCGCGCCGCGTACATCTCGCTGGTGTCCGAGGTGGCCAAGGCGTACCTGGCCGAGCGGGCCGCCGCCGAGCAGTACGATCTGGCGCGCGAGACGCTGGAGGCGCGCCAGAGCACGTTCGAACTGGCCAAGAAGCGCTTCGATGCCGGCGCCACGTCGGCGCTGGATCTGCGCGACAACGAGTCGCTGGTGGCCCAGGCCCGCGTGTCCGCCGCCCAGCTCGCGCGTCAGCGCGCGCAGGCGCAGAACGCGCTGGAAGTGCTGGTGGGCAAGCCCATCGCCGAGATTCCGAACCTGCCGGCGCCGATGCGGCTGTCTGACGAGCGCATCATCAGCGACATCCCCGAGGGCCTGCCCTCGGATCTGCTGACGCAGCGTCCGGACATCCGCCAGGCCGAGCAGGCGCTGCTGTCGGCCAACGCCAACATCGGCGCGGCGCGCGCGGCGTTCTTCCCGCGCATCACGATGACGGCCAACGCGGGCAACATCAGCACGTCGTTCACGAACCTGTTCGACAACGGCGCGGGCGTGTGGTCGTTCTCGCCGCAACTGGTGCTGCCGATCTTCGACTATGGCCGCAACCTGTCGAACCTGGACCTGGCCAACGTGCGCAAGAACATCCAGGTGGCCAACTACGAGAAGACGATCCAGACCGCGTTTTCCGAGGTGGCCGACGCGCTGGTGGCACGCGGCACGCTGGAGGAACAGGTGGCCGGCCAGGAGCAGCAGCGCAACGCCGAGGCCGCGCGCTACGAGCTGTCGCGGCTGCGCTTCCGCAGCGGCGTGGCGAGCTACCTGGATGAACTGGACGCCCAGCGCCAGCTGTTCTCGGCCGAACAGGCGCTGGTGCAGGCGCGGCAGCTTCGGCTGACCAACGCGATCGACCTGTACCGCGCGCTCGGCGGCGGCCTGAACGAAACCGGCGCGGTGGCCCAGGCGGCCCCGCAGCCAGCCCCGGCGACGACGACCACGCAGTAA
- a CDS encoding efflux RND transporter permease subunit → MAKFFIDRPVFAWVLALIIVLGGMLAITQLPIAQYPNIAPPIITVTTTYPGASAKTIEDSVVTPIEQELNGAPNLLYYESQSESSGLATINISFAPGSNADLNSVEVQNRLKRVEARLPAEVRQQGVRVDKAGNNYMMFITVSSKSGKSDAIELGNFVSAQVVDSVRRVPGVGAADLFGTEYAMRIWLDPAKLTGYNLTPLDVTAAVEEQNIQVAVGELGGTPSPRGTELNATVSTESRLTTPEQFANILLRVNPDGSSVRIKDVGRVELGGADYSTLARINGKPASAIAIKLSPTGNALATAEAVRAKMEELSRFFPPDYEYSVPYDTSAFVKISIEEVVKTLLEAVVLVFLVMYLFLQNFRATLIPTLVVPVALLGTFGAMLAFGFSINVLTMFGMVLAIGILVDDAIVVVENVERIMSEEGLSPRQATRKAMGQITGAIIGITLVLTAVFIPMAFFSGSVGNIYRQFSLSLISSMAFSALLALTLTPALCATLLKPVEAGHHHEKKGFFGWFNRTFATASTGYQGIVARILKRSGRYLIIYALIIGGVVVLFQRLPSSFLPDEDQGYMITVVQLPTGATQERTIGVLKQIEDYYLQKESKVVDQMITVAGFSFFGRGQNGGIAFVRLKDWKERPGEDQTAQALVGRAFGTLSFIKDAIIFPLNPPAIAELGNSSGFDFRLQDRTGQGHAKLMEARNMMLGMAAQSQALVGVRPEGQEDAPQLRIDIDREKARALGVSVAEINQTLSIAFGSSYVNDFIYEGRVRRVIVQAEGQDRLLPDDLGKLRVRNGNGDMVAFSAFSTSQWIMGSPRLERYNGMPAVKLAGQAAPGKSTGEAMRVMEENFAKLPPGFGFEWSGQSYEERLAGSQEPILYTLSLIIVFLCLAALYESWSIPVSVLLVVPLGVIGALLGVTLRGMPNDVYFKVGLIATIGLSAKNAILIVEFAKDLQAQGRSLIDATLEAVHLRFRPILMTSMAFILGVLPLAISTGAGSGSQRAIGTGVMGGMITATVLAIFLVPVFFVVVRSRFKGSKAQQEREQARLESSQKEI, encoded by the coding sequence ATGGCGAAGTTTTTCATCGACCGGCCGGTGTTCGCGTGGGTGCTCGCGCTGATCATCGTGCTGGGCGGGATGCTGGCGATCACGCAGTTGCCGATCGCGCAGTACCCCAATATCGCGCCGCCGATCATCACGGTGACCACCACGTACCCGGGCGCGTCGGCCAAGACGATCGAGGACTCGGTGGTCACGCCGATCGAGCAGGAGCTCAACGGCGCACCGAACCTGCTCTACTACGAGTCGCAGAGCGAGTCGTCGGGGCTGGCCACGATCAACATCTCGTTCGCGCCGGGCTCCAACGCCGACCTGAACTCCGTCGAGGTGCAGAACCGCCTCAAGCGCGTGGAAGCGCGCCTGCCGGCCGAAGTGCGCCAGCAGGGGGTGCGGGTCGACAAGGCCGGCAACAACTACATGATGTTCATCACGGTCTCGTCGAAGTCGGGCAAGTCCGACGCGATCGAGCTGGGCAACTTCGTCTCGGCGCAGGTGGTGGACTCCGTCCGCCGCGTGCCGGGCGTGGGCGCCGCCGACCTGTTCGGCACCGAGTACGCAATGCGGATCTGGCTGGATCCGGCCAAGCTGACGGGCTACAACCTGACGCCGCTGGACGTGACCGCCGCCGTCGAGGAACAGAACATCCAGGTGGCCGTGGGTGAACTGGGCGGCACGCCGTCGCCGCGCGGCACGGAACTGAACGCGACGGTCAGCACCGAAAGCCGGCTGACCACGCCGGAGCAGTTCGCCAACATCCTGCTGCGCGTGAACCCGGACGGCTCGTCGGTGCGCATCAAGGACGTGGGCCGCGTGGAACTGGGCGGCGCCGACTACTCGACGCTGGCCCGCATCAACGGCAAGCCGGCGTCGGCCATCGCCATCAAGCTGTCGCCCACGGGCAACGCGCTGGCCACGGCCGAGGCGGTACGCGCCAAGATGGAAGAGCTGTCGCGCTTCTTCCCGCCCGACTACGAGTACAGCGTGCCGTACGACACCTCGGCCTTCGTGAAGATCTCGATCGAGGAAGTGGTCAAGACGCTGCTGGAAGCCGTGGTGCTGGTGTTCCTGGTGATGTACCTGTTCCTGCAGAACTTCCGGGCCACGCTGATCCCGACGCTGGTGGTGCCGGTGGCGCTGCTGGGCACGTTCGGCGCCATGCTGGCGTTCGGCTTCTCGATCAACGTGCTGACGATGTTCGGCATGGTGCTGGCGATCGGTATCCTCGTGGATGACGCCATCGTGGTCGTCGAGAACGTCGAGCGGATCATGAGCGAGGAAGGGCTGTCGCCCCGCCAGGCCACCCGCAAGGCCATGGGCCAGATCACGGGCGCCATCATCGGCATCACGCTGGTGCTGACGGCCGTGTTCATCCCGATGGCGTTCTTCTCGGGCTCGGTGGGCAACATCTACCGCCAGTTCTCGCTGTCGCTGATCTCGTCGATGGCGTTCTCGGCGCTGCTGGCGCTGACGCTGACGCCGGCGCTGTGCGCCACGCTGCTCAAGCCGGTGGAAGCCGGCCACCACCACGAGAAGAAGGGCTTCTTCGGCTGGTTCAACCGCACGTTCGCCACGGCATCCACGGGCTACCAGGGCATCGTGGCGCGCATCCTCAAGCGCTCGGGCCGCTACCTGATCATCTACGCGCTGATCATCGGCGGCGTGGTGGTGCTGTTCCAGCGCCTGCCGTCGTCGTTCCTGCCCGACGAGGACCAGGGCTACATGATCACGGTCGTGCAGCTGCCGACCGGCGCCACGCAGGAGCGCACCATCGGCGTGCTCAAGCAGATCGAGGACTACTACCTGCAGAAGGAATCGAAGGTGGTGGACCAGATGATCACGGTGGCCGGCTTCTCGTTCTTCGGCCGCGGCCAGAACGGCGGTATCGCGTTCGTGCGCCTGAAGGACTGGAAGGAACGTCCGGGCGAGGACCAGACCGCGCAGGCGCTGGTGGGCCGCGCCTTCGGCACGCTGTCGTTCATCAAGGACGCCATCATCTTCCCGCTGAACCCGCCGGCCATTGCCGAGCTGGGCAATTCGTCCGGCTTCGACTTCCGCCTGCAGGACCGTACCGGCCAGGGCCACGCGAAGCTGATGGAGGCGCGCAACATGATGCTCGGCATGGCCGCACAGTCGCAGGCGCTGGTTGGCGTGCGCCCGGAAGGCCAGGAAGACGCGCCGCAGCTGCGCATCGACATCGACCGCGAGAAGGCCCGCGCGCTGGGCGTATCGGTGGCCGAGATCAACCAGACGCTGTCGATCGCCTTTGGCTCGTCGTACGTGAACGACTTCATCTACGAAGGCCGCGTGCGCCGCGTGATCGTGCAGGCCGAAGGCCAGGACCGCCTGCTGCCCGACGACCTGGGCAAGCTGCGCGTGCGCAACGGCAACGGCGACATGGTGGCGTTCTCGGCTTTTTCGACGTCGCAGTGGATCATGGGCTCGCCGCGCCTGGAGCGCTACAACGGCATGCCGGCCGTGAAGCTGGCCGGCCAGGCCGCGCCGGGCAAGTCCACGGGCGAGGCGATGCGCGTGATGGAGGAAAACTTCGCCAAGCTGCCGCCGGGGTTTGGCTTCGAGTGGTCGGGCCAGTCGTATGAAGAGCGCCTGGCCGGCTCGCAGGAGCCGATCCTCTACACGCTGTCGCTGATCATCGTGTTCCTGTGCCTGGCCGCGCTCTACGAGAGCTGGTCGATCCCGGTGTCGGTGCTGCTGGTGGTGCCGCTGGGCGTGATCGGCGCGCTGCTGGGCGTGACGCTGCGCGGCATGCCCAACGACGTGTACTTCAAGGTGGGCCTGATCGCCACGATCGGCCTGTCGGCCAAGAACGCCATCCTGATCGTCGAGTTCGCCAAGGACCTGCAGGCGCAGGGCCGCAGCCTGATCGACGCCACGCTGGAAGCGGTGCACCTGCGGTTCCGCCCGATCCTGATGACGTCGATGGCGTTCATCCTGGGCGTGCTGCCGCTGGCCATCTCCACCGGCGCGGGCTCGGGTAGCCAGCGCGCCATCGGTACCGGCGTGATGGGCGGCATGATCACGGCCACGGTGTTGGCGATCTTCCTGGTGCCGGTGTTCTTCGTGGTGGTGCGCAGCCGCTTCAAGGGCAGCAAGGCCCAGCAGGAACGCGAACAGGCGCGCCTGGAAAGCAGCCAGAAGGAAATCTGA
- a CDS encoding efflux RND transporter periplasmic adaptor subunit — translation MRKSQPVRGVAVAAAAIAVAVALSACGKKAAEGGAPPPPEVGVVTVTPSAVAVVNELPGRLEGVRTAEVRARVEGIVLSRNYTEGGEVKAGQVLFRIDPAPYQAQLASAKAQLERAEANAVSARQKAERYKPLVAVNAVSKQEYDDAVAAAGQANADIAAAKAAVTTAQINLGYTTVTAPISGRVGRALVTEGALVGKGEATKLATVEQVDPIWVTFTQPASEVARLRAAIESGKVKGVNGGARVHLFPEAGDKEYSATGKLLFTDMTVDPTTGAITLRAEFPNPKRELLSGTFVRVKIEQGIDEAALTVPQRALIRSAQGASVMVVGADGNVAAVPVKAPQAIGDRWVVTEGLKGGEKVIVEGLQKVRPGAPAKAVPFQAPKTAEAAPASGAAAQGAQPAAGKDAKAGQATPAKQG, via the coding sequence ATGAGGAAGTCCCAACCAGTCCGTGGCGTAGCCGTTGCTGCCGCCGCCATCGCCGTTGCCGTGGCGCTGTCCGCCTGCGGCAAGAAGGCCGCCGAAGGTGGCGCCCCGCCGCCGCCGGAAGTGGGCGTGGTTACCGTCACACCGTCCGCCGTCGCCGTCGTCAACGAATTGCCGGGCCGCCTGGAAGGCGTGCGCACGGCCGAAGTGCGCGCGCGCGTGGAAGGCATCGTGCTGTCGCGCAACTACACCGAAGGCGGCGAGGTCAAGGCGGGCCAGGTGCTGTTCCGCATCGACCCGGCCCCGTACCAGGCCCAGCTTGCATCGGCCAAGGCCCAGCTGGAACGCGCGGAGGCCAACGCGGTTTCGGCCCGCCAGAAGGCCGAGCGCTACAAGCCGCTGGTGGCCGTGAACGCGGTCAGCAAGCAGGAATACGACGATGCCGTGGCCGCCGCCGGCCAGGCCAATGCCGACATCGCCGCCGCCAAGGCGGCCGTGACCACGGCCCAGATCAACCTGGGCTACACCACGGTCACTGCGCCGATCTCGGGCCGCGTGGGCCGCGCGCTGGTGACGGAAGGCGCACTGGTGGGCAAGGGCGAGGCGACCAAGCTGGCCACCGTCGAGCAGGTCGATCCGATCTGGGTCACGTTCACCCAGCCGGCGTCGGAAGTGGCGCGCCTGCGGGCCGCCATCGAGTCCGGCAAGGTCAAGGGCGTGAACGGCGGCGCCAGGGTGCACCTGTTCCCGGAAGCCGGCGACAAGGAATACAGCGCCACCGGCAAGCTGCTGTTCACCGACATGACCGTGGACCCGACCACCGGCGCCATCACGCTGCGGGCCGAATTCCCGAATCCGAAGCGTGAACTGCTGTCCGGCACCTTCGTGCGCGTGAAGATCGAGCAGGGCATCGACGAAGCCGCCCTGACCGTGCCGCAGCGCGCGCTGATCCGCAGCGCCCAGGGCGCCAGCGTGATGGTGGTGGGCGCCGACGGCAACGTGGCCGCCGTGCCGGTCAAGGCACCGCAGGCCATCGGCGACCGCTGGGTCGTGACCGAGGGCCTGAAGGGTGGCGAGAAGGTGATCGTGGAGGGCCTGCAGAAGGTGCGCCCCGGTGCGCCGGCCAAGGCCGTGCCGTTCCAGGCGCCCAAGACGGCGGAAGCCGCGCCGGCATCGGGCGCCGCGGCGCAGGGCGCGCAGCCCGCCGCCGGCAAGGACGCCAAGGCCGGCCAGGCCACCCCGGCCAAGCAGGGCTGA
- a CDS encoding TetR family transcriptional regulator, with amino-acid sequence MVRRTKEEALETRNRILDAAEAVFHARGVARPSLADIAEAAGVTRGAIYWHFKNKSDVFAAMCDRVNLPVEALCAPERLALQEDPLGGIRDICAFVFRQTVTNPQWRRVFEIIFHKCEMVEDNGAIFERQRQSHQEGTVKMREHLRLAMERGQLPADLDLELAVNAFHAAIGGVLAHWLFSPTDFELSREAERLADAFVDTLRLSPALRLGYVPRPMAPLDAEMAALCERPQTVVA; translated from the coding sequence ATGGTCAGACGTACCAAGGAAGAAGCGCTAGAGACGCGCAACCGGATTCTTGACGCGGCGGAAGCCGTGTTCCACGCCCGCGGCGTGGCGCGCCCGTCGCTGGCGGACATAGCCGAGGCGGCCGGCGTCACGCGCGGCGCCATCTACTGGCACTTCAAGAACAAGAGCGACGTGTTCGCCGCCATGTGCGACCGCGTGAACCTGCCCGTCGAGGCGCTCTGCGCGCCCGAGCGGCTGGCGCTGCAGGAAGACCCGCTGGGCGGCATCCGCGACATCTGCGCGTTCGTGTTCCGCCAGACCGTGACCAATCCGCAATGGCGCCGGGTGTTCGAGATCATCTTCCACAAGTGCGAGATGGTGGAGGACAACGGCGCGATCTTCGAGCGCCAGCGCCAGTCCCACCAGGAAGGCACGGTCAAGATGCGCGAGCACCTGCGCCTGGCCATGGAGCGCGGCCAGCTACCCGCCGACCTGGACCTCGAACTGGCCGTCAACGCGTTCCATGCCGCCATTGGCGGCGTGCTGGCCCACTGGCTGTTTTCCCCGACCGATTTCGAACTGAGCCGCGAGGCCGAGCGCCTGGCGGACGCCTTTGTCGACACGCTGCGCCTGTCTCCCGCGCTGCGCCTTGGCTATGTGCCGCGCCCGATGGCGCCGCTGGACGCCGAGATGGCCGCGCTCTGCGAGCGGCCGCAGACCGTCGTCGCCTGA